One Candidatus Woesearchaeota archaeon genomic region harbors:
- a CDS encoding 50S ribosomal protein L16 — MSTLRKGSSCRCPVRAYTRRSKFKSKSYVKSFPPSKIIRYDMGEPKKTFSYRLDLVSRENIQLRHNALESARQVANRRLLKRLGKSLYSFKLRLFPHQAIRENKMITGAGADRMQTGMAMSFGQIISIAAQVKQGQPVFTVNVDKAGIDVAKEALRLCRSKMPGTYQVVMSENKK; from the coding sequence ATGTCAACATTAAGAAAAGGAAGCTCGTGTAGATGCCCAGTAAGAGCGTATACAAGAAGGTCTAAATTCAAGAGCAAATCTTATGTAAAGTCTTTTCCTCCATCTAAAATTATAAGATATGATATGGGTGAGCCTAAGAAAACTTTTAGTTATAGACTTGATTTGGTTTCAAGAGAGAATATACAATTGAGGCATAATGCTTTGGAATCAGCAAGACAAGTTGCAAATAGAAGACTTCTAAAAAGACTTGGAAAGAGTTTATATTCATTTAAATTAAGATTATTTCCTCATCAAGCAATAAGAGAAAATAAGATGATTACTGGTGCAGGTGCAGATAGAATGCAGACTGGTATGGCTATGTCCTTTGGACAAATAATTAGTATTGCTGCACAAGTAAAACAGGGTCAACCTGTGTTTACAGTTAATGTTGATAAGGCTGGAATAGATGTTGCGAAAGAAGCTTTGAGATTGTGTAGATCCAAGATGCCTGGAACTTATCAAGTTGTGATGAGTGAAAATAAGAAGTAA
- a CDS encoding 50S ribosomal protein L35ae has product MEAIIINFRRGRHTQKPSHAILEVPKVETKKDSAKFLNKNVFWTSPAGKVIKGIIKAQHGTKGALRAIFEKGLPGQAIGAKAKIE; this is encoded by the coding sequence ATGGAAGCAATAATAATAAATTTTAGAAGAGGCAGGCACACACAAAAGCCAAGCCATGCTATCTTAGAAGTTCCTAAAGTTGAAACTAAAAAGGACTCTGCTAAATTTTTAAATAAAAATGTATTTTGGACAAGTCCTGCTGGAAAGGTAATAAAAGGTATTATAAAAGCACAACATGGAACAAAAGGTGCTTTAAGGGCAATCTTTGAAAAAGGTCTGCCTGGACAAGCAATCGGTGCTAAGGCTAAAATTGAATGA
- a CDS encoding NOL1/NOP2/sun family putative RNA methylase, with protein sequence MIIKPKFKEHFSELTDFDKFIEYSLRPLRKSFRVNTLVANLKETKEELEKKSWNLKQIPWCKEGFFAQGNIGLGNTTEHFLGKIYIQEAASMIPPLALTPFKDKVLDVSASPGSKTTQIAATMKNKGLIIANDVDAKRCDILNQNLQRCSVSNCTITKINGFQIKGEFDNILLDAPCSGTGAIRKSPLTLNIWNKNMIKKFTNTQKKLIINNFNNLKPGGRMVYSTCSVEPEENEEIISYLLNQFNNAKCKKIDLNLKSSKPILNYKNKTYHEGVKNCLRLWPQDNDTEGFFIALITNFNNKRLICWNAFFKFFIQFNF encoded by the coding sequence ATTATTATCAAACCAAAATTCAAAGAACATTTCTCAGAACTTACAGATTTTGACAAATTTATAGAATATTCTTTAAGACCTCTAAGAAAAAGTTTTAGAGTAAACACTTTAGTTGCAAATTTAAAAGAAACAAAAGAAGAATTAGAAAAAAAATCATGGAATTTAAAACAAATTCCTTGGTGTAAAGAAGGATTTTTCGCTCAAGGAAATATTGGTTTAGGAAATACAACAGAACATTTCTTAGGAAAGATTTACATTCAAGAAGCGGCATCAATGATACCCCCATTAGCTCTAACACCATTTAAAGACAAAGTATTAGATGTTTCTGCATCTCCTGGTTCGAAAACAACTCAAATTGCAGCAACGATGAAAAATAAGGGTTTAATTATTGCAAACGACGTTGATGCAAAAAGATGTGATATTCTTAATCAAAATTTGCAAAGATGCTCAGTTTCAAATTGTACAATTACAAAAATAAATGGTTTTCAAATAAAAGGAGAATTTGATAATATCCTTTTAGATGCACCTTGTTCAGGAACAGGAGCAATTAGAAAATCACCTTTAACATTAAATATTTGGAATAAAAATATGATTAAAAAATTTACAAATACTCAAAAAAAACTAATAATAAACAATTTCAACAATTTAAAACCTGGTGGAAGAATGGTTTATTCTACTTGCAGTGTAGAACCAGAAGAAAATGAAGAAATCATAAGTTACCTATTAAATCAATTTAATAATGCTAAATGTAAAAAAATAGACTTAAATTTAAAATCATCGAAGCCCATTCTTAACTACAAAAATAAGACCTATCATGAAGGTGTTAAAAACTGTTTAAGATTATGGCCCCAAGACAATGATACAGAAGGCTTCT